From the Methanobrevibacter sp. genome, the window AATATTCTTTAAAAAAATTAAAAAATTTAAAATTGGAAAAATTTTATTAAAAAATTGATGAGACTTAATGAAATATACTAAAAAATAAATATTGTTATAGAATATTAAAACAAACCACAATTTATTAATTAAATTAAAATTAAAATAGCTATGATTAATTTTAATACAATAGAACATTTAATAATATTCAAACAAAATAATAATGGAATTATTAATATCCGATATTAAATTAAGAGAATATGCGATAAGCTACAGGAAATATAAAGGATACAATATGAACTTATTATTAAAAATAAATCGCTAAAAAATATAAATAAAATAAATAACAATAAATTAAATACTTATAAAAAAATTAAATAAATATATTATACTTAATATTATTACCAAAACATAGGTTAAACAATGGAAATCAGAGAATTAACTAAAGAGATAAGAGACAGATCAATTGAATACGCCAAGCCAAAGGAACTTGACAGGCTTTCCGCAAGCTGGTATCAGGAAGACCTTTTATATTCCGGAAAAGGTAAAACCATATTCCTAATCTTGCCTACACCAGGTTGCTCTTGGGCACTTGGTCCAAGTGGCGGATGCACCATGTGCAGCTATATCTCAGACTGTTACCTCAAGCCAATTGAAAATTCCAAGATCATTGAATTGTTTGAAAAGGAATTGAACAAATGGGATTATGCTGAAGATTATGGGAATGGTGACAAAATAGCCATAAAGCTCTTTGCATCTGGAAGCTTCTTGAATCCTGATGAAGTTCCAAAGGAAGCAAGAGACTATGTATTGAACAGACTAGCAAATATGGAAGAAATCAGCGAAATCGTTGTTGAATCCAGACCGGAATATGTCAAAGAGGAAGTTTTGGATGAAATCTTTGACATCATTGGAGATAAGTTGTTTGAAATCAGCATAGGCCTGGAAACTTCTAATGAAGATACCCGATTAAACAAGATCAATAAGGGATTCAATAACAGAACCTTTGAAAAGGCAATAGATCTTATCAAGAAATACAAAAGCAAGCATAACATCAAGTCTAAAGCATACATTTTTGTTAAGCCTATATTGACCTCTGAACAGGAAGCCATCGATGAGGCAATCGAAACTGCAACTTACTGCGAAAAGCTAGGAGTCGATAGGGTTTCATGCTGTCCTGCAACAATTCACAGAGGAACATTGATAGAAAGACTTTGGAGAAGAGGATCCTACAAGCCTCCTTGGATCTGGTCTACAATCGAAGTGATCAACACCATCAGGCAAAATGTAAGCATTCCTGCATTGATGGACACTTCAGGATTCGGATCAAGAAGAGGCCCTTACAACTGCAAGAAATGCAATAAGGAATTGAAATACAGAATAATCGATTCCAACTTTGACCAAAGCCAAATCGAATATGACTGCGAATGCAAAAAGGAATGGATGGCAGAAGTCAAATTCTCTGACTTGAATAAATCCAAAACTCCAATAAAGCACTTGCCATTATATTAAACTTCAGCACTATTAAATTAAGATACAAATTAAGATACAATATAATGATATATTTATAAATAATAAAAATGATAAAATATTAAATAATTATTCAATTGAAATATTGAAAAATTTGATATTGGAAATTATGAAATAGGGAGGTAAAAACTTGCATAAACAAACTACAATAAGCATAATTGCAATTATCTTAGGAATCATCACAATTGCTTTCCCAATGCTTGGAGTAATTGCAGCAGCTGATATCCTCGGATTGTCCGTTTTATTGCTTGCAATCTTCTTATTGGCAAATGGTGTCAGTGAAGTCGAATACAACACCACCAGAGGATTGATAAATACAATCTTAGGAATAATAATGCTGATAATAAGTTTAGGTTTAATATTCAACCCAAGCATATTTGCATTTTTAACTGCCTTAACCATCTATTTGGCAGGAATATTCTTAATTATAATCGGTTTAATTATTATTGTTGGAAACAGAGACAACAAATATGGATTCTGGATGGGAATATTAGGAATAATTTTAGGTGTAATATACATTATCCTTGGAACCTACATCAGGAATCCCCTCATTCTCGGTTCATTAATCGGAATCTGGTTATTGATAACCGGAATATTAAACTTATTGGATGATGGTTACTACTAAGTAATCTATAAACAAAAACATGAATGAATAATAAACAAATTATTATTTATTCATTAACTAATTTTTTTATTAAATAATTATAAGAAGCAATTATTTTATGTATGAATATAAGAAATCTTTTTTTAAAATATAAAACCTTAGGAAATAAACTATGAT encodes:
- a CDS encoding archaeosine biosynthesis radical SAM protein RaSEA, with the protein product MEIRELTKEIRDRSIEYAKPKELDRLSASWYQEDLLYSGKGKTIFLILPTPGCSWALGPSGGCTMCSYISDCYLKPIENSKIIELFEKELNKWDYAEDYGNGDKIAIKLFASGSFLNPDEVPKEARDYVLNRLANMEEISEIVVESRPEYVKEEVLDEIFDIIGDKLFEISIGLETSNEDTRLNKINKGFNNRTFEKAIDLIKKYKSKHNIKSKAYIFVKPILTSEQEAIDEAIETATYCEKLGVDRVSCCPATIHRGTLIERLWRRGSYKPPWIWSTIEVINTIRQNVSIPALMDTSGFGSRRGPYNCKKCNKELKYRIIDSNFDQSQIEYDCECKKEWMAEVKFSDLNKSKTPIKHLPLY
- a CDS encoding DUF308 domain-containing protein; this encodes MHKQTTISIIAIILGIITIAFPMLGVIAAADILGLSVLLLAIFLLANGVSEVEYNTTRGLINTILGIIMLIISLGLIFNPSIFAFLTALTIYLAGIFLIIIGLIIIVGNRDNKYGFWMGILGIILGVIYIILGTYIRNPLILGSLIGIWLLITGILNLLDDGYY